TTGATCAACTTCTCGGCTATCTCGGAGAGGAGGGGGTAGTCCGCCGAGCGGGGCAGCAGCGCGCGCCGCGCCGCCCGCGCCGAGCCGAGCAGCAGCGCGCAGTCGCGCAGGGCCGGGCCGTCCAGGACCGAGCCGTCGAGGGCCAGTTGCCGCAACGCCCCGCGCAGGTCGGGCACGGGCGGCACCACCCATTCGGCGTCCTGGAGCAGGAACGCCACCATCTGGTCCACGCGCTTGAGCTCCGGCTCCACCCAGGCCAGCGCGTCCGCGGGCTCGAGCCGCCGCACGGCCTCGGCGCCCAGCGGCCCGGACGCGTGCCGTGCGACCAGCTCGAGCGCGTCCGCCAGTTCGAGGACAACCAGTGCGTGCCGATTCATGACTTCGCCCCCACCACGACCTTACCCCCAGCACCCCCGTCCGGAGCCCCACTCAGCCCAGCCCGATCTCCCGGTCGAATCCGCAAATACGGCCGCATTCGGCGTGGCCGTACTTACGAACTCGACCTCTTAGCCCGGCGGCCAGCCCAGATGCCGGCCGCCCAGTACATGCAGATGCAGGTGGTCCACCGACTGACCCGCCTCCGCTCCCACGTTCATCACCAGCCGGTACCCCGACGCCGCAATACCGCGCTCCTTCACGATGGCCTGCGCCGCCAGGAACAACTTGCCCACCAGCTCCGCGTCCCCAGCCTCCAGCTCGTTCACCGACGCGATGTGCCGCCGCGGCACCACCAGCACGTGCGTCGGCGCGCGCGGCCGGATGTCCTCGAACGCCACCGTGTCCACATCCTCCCGCACCAGCTTCGCGGACAGCTCCCCCGCCGCGATCCGGCAGAACAGGCAGTTCGTCTGCGCCACCGCTCCCTCCCTGGCTGATGGAGTGCCGACTCGTCCCCTGCCACCATGGCCTCGCCCCGAAACACGCGCCACCATGACCCCGTACGGCGCCCAGCGCCGCGACCGCCGCCGGAAGCGCGGCGCTCCGCCCGCGCCGCAGGCGCCGCCCGAATCCTGTTCGACGACCAGGCCGAGCCATGGCGGACCAACCCGACGCCCACACGGCAGCACTGCGGCGAGCCGCACCTCGCACCTTGCCGCCGCTCTCCCGTTTGCACCGCTTGCTGGCCGAGCGCAGTGTGCCGGATGGGCAGGACGAGGCCGAACCGCGGGACGGGCCGTGCCGCCGGCCGAACCGCCTGGGCCTGCTCGAGTCGCAGCTCTCGCCGTGGCTGCCCGCGGGCTGGACGTCGGAGGTGGGGCGCGAGTACCTGCTGGCTCTATACGGCCTGGGTCTCGGCCCCGCGCAAGGCGTCCCGCCTGGCGCTGTGGGGGCCGGCCGCGCGCCGCTCTCGTCGGGCGTCGCGCAGGCGATCGAGCAGCTCGAGGACACGCTTGCGGATCTCTGGACCATCGCGCGCGAGCATCCGGATCTGCAGGCGGACCTGGTGGAAGCGCTCGGCCAGGCGCAGGAGCTCCGCATGGCTGCGGCGTCAGCAGACGCAGCGGCGGCGGCGCTGCCGCGACCTCACGGGCCGCGCCGCTGAGCGGCTGCGGCACCATGGTGGGCCGGCCGGCTCTCTACGCCATCGCTCCGCCGCGGCCTTCCGCTCCGCGGGCTCTCTCCGGCCCGGAAAAGCCCGCTCACCTGCACGGCGCTCCCGCCTAACGCGACGAGCCCCTCGGCCAGGTCATCCACCAACCCGTCCGAGGGGGCTCGCACGCTGATCCGCAGCCAGCGTTCCGGACCCATGTCGACCACTAGGCGCTGAACGCTCCCCGCATCTTGCTCCAGAAGCCACGCTCCTCGCCCCGCCCCAGCGTTTCAGGCGGCGGGCTCTCGACCTTGGCCAGCTCGCGCAGCTTCTTCTCCTGCTCGGGCGTCAGCTCGGTCGGCGT
This genomic stretch from Gemmatimonadota bacterium harbors:
- a CDS encoding histidine triad nucleotide-binding protein, with product MVARVSGRGHGGRGRVGTPSAREGAVAQTNCLFCRIAAGELSAKLVREDVDTVAFEDIRPRAPTHVLVVPRRHIASVNELEAGDAELVGKLFLAAQAIVKERGIAASGYRLVMNVGAEAGQSVDHLHLHVLGGRHLGWPPG